In Halorhabdus tiamatea SARL4B, a genomic segment contains:
- a CDS encoding XapX domain-containing protein, with protein sequence MNVTLVALATLTGLLTGIVFGFFDVPIPAPPSLAGVMGIVGIFLGYRLMSSLPYGIDLLDALGL encoded by the coding sequence ATGAACGTCACGCTGGTCGCGCTCGCGACGCTGACCGGCCTGCTGACCGGGATCGTCTTCGGGTTCTTCGACGTGCCGATCCCGGCTCCGCCGAGTCTGGCCGGCGTGATGGGGATCGTCGGCATCTTCCTGGGGTACCGGCTGATGAGTTCCCTCCCGTACGGGATCGACCTGCTCGACGCGCTCGGCCTGTAA
- a CDS encoding nucleoside phosphorylase, whose product MLKQSHLQIEMDQLADIALLPGDPDRVDRIATYCTDVEQVAQNREYNVLNATYEGTDLTIASTGIGAPSAAIAIEELANVGVETIIRVGSTGGLQDGIEIGDMVVATAAAKNEGTSDRYESTEYPAVADYDVLTSLVETAEENDEDVHVGPIATDDAFYNETEEIVADWEDAGILAVEMEASALFTLARRRGIRAGAICTVDGNLVEGTQKGATDKRELPDKAKNNIGRAIEIALDAATQL is encoded by the coding sequence GCCTTGCTCCCGGGAGACCCCGACCGCGTCGACCGGATCGCCACCTACTGCACCGACGTCGAACAGGTCGCCCAGAACCGCGAGTACAACGTCCTCAACGCGACCTACGAGGGGACGGACCTCACGATCGCCTCGACCGGGATCGGCGCGCCCTCGGCCGCCATCGCGATCGAGGAACTCGCAAACGTCGGCGTCGAGACGATCATCCGGGTCGGCTCGACGGGCGGTCTTCAGGACGGCATCGAGATCGGGGACATGGTGGTCGCGACCGCCGCCGCGAAAAACGAGGGGACGAGCGACCGCTACGAGTCGACCGAATACCCCGCTGTCGCCGATTACGACGTCCTCACGTCTCTGGTCGAGACGGCCGAGGAAAACGACGAGGACGTCCACGTCGGCCCGATCGCCACCGACGACGCCTTCTACAACGAGACCGAGGAGATCGTCGCCGACTGGGAGGACGCTGGGATCCTCGCCGTCGAGATGGAGGCCTCGGCGCTGTTCACGCTCGCTCGCCGCCGTGGGATCCGCGCCGGTGCGATCTGTACTGTCGACGGCAACCTCGTCGAAGGAACCCAGAAGGGCGCGACCGACAAGCGCGAACTCCCCGACAAAGCCAAGAACAACATCGGCCGGGCGATCGAGATCGCCCTCGACGCGGCGACGCAGCTTTGA